The genomic segment TCCATCGCTTTCAGAAGGCGGGAGTGATCGAGTACTGGATCACCATCAGCAATGTCATGGAACTTAATCATCTGGTTGCCTACCACTTTGGCCGAGCCAATGTCGATTGAAGCAAAATTTGAAGGTTGCCTACTTCAATAATCAATCGTCTGACTCATGCAACCAATGATTGTTGCTTGCTGTAACCGTAGACCGGCCATTCGGCGCGGTCGCAACGAAGGGGAAAGAAGCGGACGAAGGGTGAATTCGCTGCGGGTGCGCTAATAGCCGCTATTGGTCAGACTTCGAAATTTGAAATAAAATCGGCTGATCTGATGTGACCGAGATTCCGCGCCTCGTCTTCGGCGTTGGCATCGTCGTCACAAAGCGTCGTAACGGACCTGTCTGAACCAGCTTCAAGAAGCATGCGCATCGCCGTTTCGTCGTCCCGCATTGCCGCCAGATGCAGCGGCGTCCAACCGTTGATCCCACGTTGATTTAGATCGGCTCCCGCCTCAATCAGTAGTTCAAGGATCCGATGTCTGTTTTGAACCAAGTCGTCGAGGCATTCCATCAACGGTGGAAAGCCTCCCGTCTTTTTAGGGCTTAGATCTACGCCCTTTTCAATCATCCATTTAACAGATGCTACAGACCCGCTTCCAACTGCGTGACAAATCCAGCTGCTGTTAAGCCAGCTATCCTCGCCGTGTGGAAAACTGTCGACCACTTCCAACGCAAATTCGAGGTTAGACAAATCTCCCTCTGCAAGCCAGGCTCCAACCTCCAACAGTTCTTTGTATGAAGGGTCATCCTCCTTCTTAAATCCGTAATCTGCCCAACCTGTTCTGGCCATTTGTAGACTTGTCCCTACCGACGAATATGGTTCGATTTCAATTTATCTACTTTTGATAACAGACATTCGTGCGTAGCGCAGCATTGGTCAATTTGGGCTCTTCTGTAGCATTCGCTGCGCTATTTACGAACGGCTGCTTTCGCTTACCGTAAAGGCCAAATACCTATCGAAACGACCCCTGACTAAGCTAGCAATTGCCCTCGCGACCCTTCAAATTGATCAGTCAGAGTATCATGATCCGAACTCAAGCCTTCGATACAGTACGGATTCAGGAATTGTCGCCCGCCAAACAGGGCTTTGTCTGTTGCGCTGAGGTCTGCGAGCTCACAGACCGCGTCCCATTTACGGGCAATCGTGATAATCTGTTGCGTGATGACCTCGATTGCGTCGTCGTCGGTGAGTAGGAAATCTGGTGCGGCGGTTAGACAACTGGCCAAAGTGCTCATCCGATTGTCGCCCTTGATTAGCATCGCCTGCGTCGCTTCATTCCCGGTGCGGCCTTGAGGGCAGATGTCATAAGCGGGGGAGAGCGTAAGCATTTCGCCGTCCCAAAAGGCTGCATGATTGCGGGCGTGATCGTCCGTATTGCCACACAGCACGTTAAAGCAGATTCGGCCAAACAGCTCTCGCAGCGTCTCCTTGGGCTTGGCGAAGCGGTGACGAATGATCTCGGCCAGATCCTCGTAGGAGGCATAGCGCGCCATCATCTCATCCAGCCCAAGGATTGTAAGTGCAGACACCATCGCTTTGCGATGCCAGTCCTCACCTGCGCGGGTCCGGTCAAAGCGCTCGATCAAGAGCACGTCTTTGCCGCCAGCTTCAATCATCGAGACGGGCGCGACGTCTAGGCCGCAGGCAGCCGCGAGCTTCATCGCGATGAATTCCGCTTTGACGACGCTATAGAGGTCGCCGCTTGCCGAGAATTTGG from the Sulfitobacter indolifex genome contains:
- a CDS encoding ankyrin repeat domain-containing protein — its product is MARTGWADYGFKKEDDPSYKELLEVGAWLAEGDLSNLEFALEVVDSFPHGEDSWLNSSWICHAVGSGSVASVKWMIEKGVDLSPKKTGGFPPLMECLDDLVQNRHRILELLIEAGADLNQRGINGWTPLHLAAMRDDETAMRMLLEAGSDRSVTTLCDDDANAEDEARNLGHIRSADFISNFEV
- a CDS encoding type II toxin-antitoxin system HipA family toxin translates to MTSNFAQASEAFVWIWLPESTAPVVAGRITQDADRFVFNYGASYLERTDAIPIYAPELPLRRGIIEPQAGLSMASCIRDGSPDAWGRRVIINRLVGAKASTAEVGNITEISYLLASGSDRIGALDFQASATQYVPRRKSEATYEELIEAASLIEKGAPLTLGLDQALNHGTSIGGARPKALIDRGDRKLIAKFSASGDLYSVVKAEFIAMKLAAACGLDVAPVSMIEAGGKDVLLIERFDRTRAGEDWHRKAMVSALTILGLDEMMARYASYEDLAEIIRHRFAKPKETLRELFGRICFNVLCGNTDDHARNHAAFWDGEMLTLSPAYDICPQGRTGNEATQAMLIKGDNRMSTLASCLTAAPDFLLTDDDAIEVITQQIITIARKWDAVCELADLSATDKALFGGRQFLNPYCIEGLSSDHDTLTDQFEGSRGQLLA